A window of Haliscomenobacter hydrossis DSM 1100 contains these coding sequences:
- a CDS encoding Uma2 family endonuclease has product MSANSVSIHNDESKQVVGQSTNRQPRPISWAEFQRRYLSREDGYKYEWVNQQVVKSKHMDYSQFFIVNNFLALFEKLRSTGQVNGMLMPEGDIFFGPNHRRPDIAYLSQDQIARTAHGENQVPAFVIEIISTKDQMNRVHEKMTNYREAAVQIVWHVFPLIQQVHVYSGKGLKKMTVCLGTDVCSANPVLDGFELSVNEVFKKPELPDTVKS; this is encoded by the coding sequence ATGTCAGCCAATTCAGTTTCTATACACAATGATGAATCTAAGCAAGTTGTTGGTCAATCTACCAATCGCCAACCTCGTCCTATTTCCTGGGCGGAGTTTCAAAGAAGATACCTGAGCCGAGAAGATGGATATAAGTATGAGTGGGTAAATCAGCAAGTTGTCAAGTCAAAACATATGGATTACTCCCAGTTTTTTATTGTCAATAATTTTTTAGCATTGTTTGAAAAACTTCGTTCTACGGGCCAGGTAAATGGCATGTTGATGCCCGAAGGAGATATTTTCTTTGGTCCTAACCATCGTCGACCAGATATCGCCTACCTCAGCCAGGATCAAATTGCCCGAACCGCCCACGGAGAAAATCAGGTGCCTGCTTTTGTGATTGAGATCATTTCCACCAAAGATCAGATGAACCGGGTACACGAAAAAATGACCAATTATCGAGAAGCAGCGGTGCAAATTGTTTGGCATGTTTTCCCCCTGATTCAGCAGGTACATGTCTATTCAGGTAAGGGATTGAAAAAAATGACAGTTTGTTTGGGAACGGATGTGTGTTCGGCAAATCCAGTTTTGGATGGTTTTGAGTTGAGTGTGAATGAGGTGTTTAAGAAGCCTGAATTGCCGGATACCGTCAAGTCATAG
- a CDS encoding WD40 repeat domain-containing protein, whose protein sequence is MPLDIHLVLSNNGQFLITGGRDKKINVWDANTGKRIQSFLDHQNPITALHLSKDMKYLVSQDDSYQISIRSYPSGKVISVFPSSTNISQHNFSKNGGYLNHQPALDTLQKINLINGEIESTIKLDRWLYRMIITRDETKILGLGSQDTSFYLDAKTGKIIEKNVYLSGAKSFKTDLKGRIVFMNKTEKKIFIFDSQLKTYTTTFGVFTSDIQEINFSKDGQHILINDSELNLEHLDLRNSRKLILSTYPLVKSRNKHHAELSPDAKKLAIATSDGSIQVWDTENKSLQQGSTDYVSTDAFQGGWTRISPAISDLNFSADGKQIILADYTYGLYFFDVNKLSNQFFYNNHRQNDFNLIQPLKDSSLFLVNYIDESYGGFYQFDTQELSKDNIRTSGG, encoded by the coding sequence TTGCCACTCGATATCCATTTGGTATTGAGTAACAATGGGCAGTTTCTGATTACAGGAGGTCGAGATAAAAAGATCAATGTTTGGGATGCAAATACGGGAAAACGCATTCAAAGTTTTTTGGATCATCAGAATCCTATAACTGCCTTACACCTTAGCAAGGATATGAAATATCTTGTCAGCCAAGATGATTCCTATCAAATAAGTATTCGATCCTACCCAAGTGGTAAAGTCATCTCAGTTTTTCCATCAAGTACAAACATATCTCAGCACAATTTTTCGAAGAATGGGGGTTACCTAAATCACCAACCGGCTTTAGATACCTTGCAAAAAATCAATCTGATTAATGGTGAAATTGAATCCACTATAAAATTAGACAGGTGGTTGTATAGAATGATAATCACTAGAGACGAAACAAAAATTCTGGGTCTTGGAAGCCAGGATACCTCCTTTTATCTTGATGCAAAAACTGGAAAAATTATTGAAAAAAATGTATACTTAAGCGGAGCCAAGTCCTTCAAAACTGACTTAAAGGGACGAATTGTATTTATGAACAAAACTGAGAAGAAAATTTTCATATTTGATTCTCAACTTAAAACGTATACAACAACATTTGGTGTATTTACTTCTGATATTCAGGAAATAAATTTTAGTAAGGATGGTCAACATATCTTGATTAACGATTCAGAGCTTAATCTTGAACATCTTGATCTGCGGAATTCAAGGAAGCTAATCTTAAGTACTTATCCTTTAGTAAAATCCCGGAATAAGCATCACGCTGAACTCAGCCCTGATGCAAAAAAATTAGCTATAGCAACTTCTGATGGTAGTATTCAAGTATGGGATACTGAAAACAAATCTTTACAACAAGGAAGCACGGATTATGTCTCAACAGATGCTTTTCAAGGAGGTTGGACGAGGATTAGCCCAGCTATTTCTGATTTAAACTTTTCAGCAGATGGGAAACAGATTATTTTAGCTGACTATACCTACGGCTTGTATTTCTTTGACGTTAATAAATTATCAAATCAGTTTTTCTACAACAACCATCGACAAAATGATTTTAACCTTATTCAGCCCCTCAAAGATTCTTCTTTGTTTTTGGTCAATTACATCGATGAAAGTTATGGAGGTTTTTATCAGTTTGATACACAGGAGCTTTCAAAAGATAATATCAGGACTAGTGGTGGATAA
- the ribB gene encoding 3,4-dihydroxy-2-butanone-4-phosphate synthase: protein METQTIDTIQLNTVEEAVAAIRNGEVIIVVDDEDRENEGDFICAAETVTPEIINFMATHGRGLICTPIDERRADELDLPMMVSSNTALHETAFTVSIDLIGQGCTTGISAYDRATGIRALVNPATTSTDFARPGHIFPLRAKQGGVLRRTGHTEAAIDLARMAGLYPAGVLVEVLNEDGTMARLPQLLKIAERFGLKIISIDDLVAYRMQTERLVKRATSVQLPTRFGDFEIIAFEQIPGGDVHLAFKHGNWDQDEPVLVRVHSSSEAGDIIGNLFDDQALHHRQAIEAIQKEGKGLVLFMRQSEKGDAALLAALQQLKVQQEQGKEMKIPTIMTQRDFGVGAQILRDLGVCKLRLLTNHPRRRVGLIGYGLEIVENVPF, encoded by the coding sequence ATGGAAACTCAGACCATTGATACCATTCAACTCAATACTGTTGAAGAAGCCGTAGCGGCCATCCGCAACGGAGAAGTCATCATTGTAGTGGATGATGAAGACCGGGAAAACGAAGGCGATTTTATTTGTGCCGCAGAAACGGTTACGCCGGAAATCATCAACTTTATGGCGACGCATGGACGGGGACTGATTTGTACCCCCATCGATGAACGTCGCGCCGATGAGCTTGACTTGCCGATGATGGTCTCTTCCAATACTGCTCTGCACGAGACCGCCTTTACGGTTTCCATCGATTTAATTGGCCAGGGTTGTACTACGGGGATTTCGGCCTATGATCGGGCCACGGGCATCCGGGCCTTGGTGAACCCCGCTACTACGAGTACCGATTTTGCTCGTCCGGGGCACATTTTCCCCCTGCGGGCCAAGCAGGGAGGCGTTCTTCGCCGTACAGGCCATACCGAGGCGGCCATCGATTTGGCGCGGATGGCGGGGCTGTATCCGGCGGGGGTACTGGTCGAAGTACTCAATGAAGATGGAACGATGGCGCGTTTGCCCCAGTTGCTCAAGATTGCGGAACGTTTTGGGCTAAAAATCATTTCGATCGATGACCTGGTGGCGTACCGGATGCAAACCGAGCGCCTGGTGAAGCGGGCTACTTCGGTACAATTGCCCACCCGTTTTGGTGACTTCGAAATCATTGCTTTTGAACAAATACCCGGTGGCGATGTCCACCTGGCATTCAAACATGGCAACTGGGATCAGGATGAACCGGTATTGGTTCGGGTACACTCTTCATCCGAAGCTGGAGACATCATCGGCAATTTGTTTGATGATCAGGCACTCCACCACCGCCAGGCCATTGAAGCCATTCAAAAGGAAGGCAAAGGTTTGGTGCTGTTCATGCGCCAGTCCGAGAAAGGGGATGCAGCATTGCTTGCGGCATTGCAACAGCTGAAAGTACAACAGGAACAAGGCAAAGAAATGAAAATACCCACGATAATGACCCAACGCGATTTTGGGGTGGGGGCGCAGATTTTGCGCGATCTGGGGGTGTGTAAGTTGCGGCTGCTCACCAATCATCCCCGGCGTAGAGTGGGCTTGATCGGGTATGGATTGGAGATTGTGGAGAATGTACCTTTTTGA
- a CDS encoding WD40 repeat domain-containing protein, which translates to MLPEGLSVTKQFSKRFVLDRGIYNFEKKIISLYGYHEYDENLLISYFGKNYKDSTILNFERDFRDRVVNNFWVVPSTDSLLVKTGEGNMFIFHPLRETLARIKFIDDEKIANFAFSPNNRFFVRVLLNQGIVEIRKTNSRVLQLSRSFPDSKIKLMAFTPSGKNLVLSDGNKIWNWDIEQDTVHQFSDFYISNKQTRAFDSGLYVHLLTSGKLIFQNFNLDNKANNKVIDLYTGQLEVLEKGTLFSRFFKSKGKMYFDDRFGTFTNLLDQEEIITFPQSINGIASMNFSPKGNLVGLIHGPYGEFTLWNVKQKRVVFSKTGIETLYKAEIDLADSLIALSSKNLIFILDAKSGAEKAIIPIETGSPRRIVLQFSYDSRYLFINCPHEGLVIIWDLLKRVALRNFSFKYDSGYLIGISQDNQFIYGAVDGSVFAYNQQGKELYRLQLKERDIDVEYFLNDHKIIVASNKGVIYQIDAQSGNLLKTIYLGNYQSWIAVDQDSQVETSYNAYKYIHYRTKGGGIGLFPEKKRSDKVSNFEFIPALLKH; encoded by the coding sequence GTGCTGCCAGAAGGCCTTTCTGTTACAAAGCAATTTTCAAAGAGGTTCGTACTCGATCGTGGAATATATAATTTTGAAAAAAAAATAATTAGTCTTTATGGGTATCATGAATATGATGAGAATTTACTGATATCATACTTTGGGAAAAACTATAAGGACAGCACAATTCTCAATTTTGAACGGGATTTTCGGGATCGAGTAGTTAATAATTTTTGGGTAGTTCCCAGCACAGATTCTTTGCTTGTCAAAACGGGAGAGGGAAATATGTTCATTTTTCACCCTTTGCGTGAAACTTTAGCCCGGATCAAGTTTATTGATGATGAAAAAATAGCCAATTTTGCTTTCAGCCCTAACAATCGATTTTTTGTTCGAGTACTACTCAACCAAGGAATTGTTGAAATAAGGAAAACCAATAGCAGAGTTTTGCAGTTGAGTCGTAGTTTCCCCGATTCGAAAATTAAGTTGATGGCCTTCACCCCATCTGGTAAAAATTTGGTGCTTTCAGACGGCAATAAGATTTGGAATTGGGACATCGAACAAGATACTGTTCACCAATTTTCAGATTTTTACATAAGCAATAAACAAACAAGGGCATTTGATTCTGGCTTATATGTTCATCTTCTTACTTCGGGGAAATTAATCTTTCAAAATTTCAATCTTGATAATAAAGCCAACAATAAAGTAATTGATTTATATACTGGTCAGTTAGAGGTACTCGAAAAAGGCACTTTATTTAGTAGATTTTTTAAATCAAAAGGCAAAATGTACTTCGACGATCGTTTTGGTACCTTTACAAATTTATTGGATCAGGAAGAAATAATCACCTTTCCTCAAAGCATCAATGGTATTGCAAGCATGAATTTCTCCCCAAAAGGAAATCTAGTGGGGTTAATTCACGGCCCCTATGGCGAATTTACCCTCTGGAATGTAAAACAGAAAAGGGTAGTCTTTTCCAAAACAGGAATAGAAACCCTTTATAAAGCAGAAATTGATCTTGCTGATAGCCTTATTGCATTGAGCAGTAAGAACTTGATCTTCATTTTAGATGCTAAAAGTGGAGCAGAAAAAGCCATTATCCCTATTGAAACGGGTTCGCCAAGACGGATAGTTTTACAATTTTCTTATGATTCTCGATATTTATTTATCAATTGCCCTCATGAAGGATTGGTTATAATCTGGGATTTACTTAAAAGAGTAGCCCTCCGGAACTTTTCATTCAAATATGATAGTGGATACTTGATTGGAATCTCCCAAGACAATCAATTCATTTACGGAGCCGTGGATGGCTCGGTGTTTGCCTATAACCAACAAGGCAAAGAACTGTATCGGCTTCAATTGAAAGAAAGAGATATTGATGTCGAATACTTTCTCAATGACCATAAAATCATCGTGGCATCCAATAAAGGAGTTATTTATCAAATTGATGCTCAATCAGGCAATTTACTTAAAACCATCTATTTAGGTAATTATCAAAGCTGGATTGCCGTTGATCAGGACAGTCAAGTTGAAACTTCTTATAATGCATATAAGTACATACATTATCGAACGAAAGGAGGTGGAATTGGCTTATTTCCAGAAAAAAAGCGCTCGGATAAAGTTTCGAATTTTGAATTTATACCCGCTTTGTTGAAACATTAA
- a CDS encoding PorP/SprF family type IX secretion system membrane protein — MRKHYGITVLALLLTILSIQAQDTHFSQFYASPLYLNPGLTGAFDGKYRISTIYRDQGRNLLDEPYTTFSAAADFRIDVGKNRKTSRDAAGLGMIFLNDRSSSVNFYTNTIALSGAYHKSLTRYGDQFLSLGVQFGIGQRNINYENLTFEDQFNGQDGYTDPTAEVYPFNNFGYGDIAVGLNYTYSPGDKLAIFAGAAMHHVLEPQISFYAREEVEERRNDNQLFRKYSAYVNLQYPINNRVQFSPRILGYIQGPHLTVNAGGNFRFLLDDIAGTALHLGGWVRPVRNFTNRFTPDAVILMTGIEYSNFLIGVSYDARLGNLTTSGRRLGALEISLAFLGNYDNETVLCPKF; from the coding sequence ATGCGAAAACACTACGGTATCACTGTTCTGGCACTGTTGTTGACCATCCTAAGCATTCAAGCGCAGGACACCCACTTTTCCCAGTTTTATGCTTCCCCTTTGTACCTCAATCCCGGACTTACCGGTGCTTTTGACGGCAAATACCGCATATCGACCATCTACCGCGATCAGGGACGCAATTTGCTGGATGAACCCTACACGACTTTTTCGGCAGCGGCTGATTTTCGCATCGATGTAGGTAAAAACCGCAAAACTTCGCGCGATGCTGCCGGTTTGGGCATGATATTTTTGAACGACCGCAGCTCCTCGGTCAATTTTTATACCAATACCATTGCCCTTTCGGGTGCGTACCACAAATCGCTCACCCGCTATGGAGATCAGTTCCTTTCTCTGGGGGTGCAATTTGGCATTGGCCAACGCAACATCAACTACGAGAACCTAACTTTTGAGGATCAGTTCAATGGCCAGGACGGGTATACCGATCCCACCGCGGAGGTTTATCCTTTCAATAATTTTGGGTATGGCGACATTGCTGTTGGACTCAACTATACCTACTCTCCAGGAGACAAGCTGGCCATTTTTGCCGGAGCAGCCATGCACCACGTGCTGGAGCCACAGATCAGTTTTTATGCTCGGGAAGAAGTTGAAGAGCGGCGCAACGACAACCAGTTGTTTCGCAAATATTCGGCTTACGTCAATTTGCAGTACCCCATCAACAATCGGGTACAGTTTTCTCCCCGGATACTGGGGTATATTCAGGGGCCACACTTGACAGTGAATGCTGGCGGGAATTTCCGTTTTTTACTGGACGACATTGCCGGAACGGCACTACACCTGGGGGGCTGGGTTCGCCCCGTGCGCAATTTTACCAACAGATTCACGCCCGACGCCGTGATCCTGATGACGGGAATTGAATACAGCAACTTCCTGATTGGCGTGAGCTATGATGCGCGTTTGGGGAATTTGACAACTTCCGGGCGGCGCCTGGGAGCACTGGAGATTTCCCTGGCCTTTTTGGGGAATTATGATAATGAGACGGTGTTGTGTCCGAAGTTTTAA
- a CDS encoding WD40 repeat domain-containing protein has translation MFHCNQQTSTFSLNSILGLAFLLLTNYNFAQHNSIELKRGHQGWLNTYTLSPSNKYLVTAGTDNQLIVWDYATGRQIREIKDQEAVTALEISTDDRFLFSADTASRVKKWDLVTGKLVFELVAHGARHPEDEEGTLRALDIDDSK, from the coding sequence ATGTTTCACTGTAATCAACAAACCTCAACATTCAGCCTCAACTCAATCCTGGGTTTAGCTTTTCTTCTACTTACCAACTACAATTTTGCTCAACATAATAGCATTGAGCTAAAACGCGGCCATCAAGGCTGGTTGAATACCTATACCCTTTCTCCAAGTAATAAATACCTTGTGACAGCGGGGACGGATAATCAATTGATCGTTTGGGACTATGCAACCGGGCGGCAGATTCGTGAGATAAAAGATCAGGAAGCGGTGACGGCCTTGGAAATATCAACGGATGATCGATTTTTGTTTAGTGCCGATACGGCGAGTCGAGTGAAGAAATGGGATTTGGTGACGGGAAAATTAGTGTTTGAGTTGGTGGCGCATGGGGCACGACACCCTGAGGATGAGGAAGGAACGCTGAGGGCATTAGATATAGACGATTCAAAGTAG
- a CDS encoding C40 family peptidase, with product MESKRHIHLGICPLSVVPVRHTPSQRSEMSSQLLFGETVEVLEEKGKQWCKIRASCDNFIGWVESNQIKAITPSEFERFNAHFAYSLELMQPVMGADHFIPITMGARLPEFDGIRFRLGEVYYTFSGQAVVPGDFQPSADFILKLAKRYLNTPFLWGGRSPFGMDSPGLVQMVFQMAGFKVPREASAQIEIGDTIDFIENAQPGDLAFFENNQNRISHVGILMPDNKIIHSFGGVRIDKIDHYGIYDEARQMYSKRLRLIKRILPTIPRKNVPNEVSEVESSGVQAELF from the coding sequence TTGGAAAGCAAACGACACATTCATTTGGGCATCTGCCCCCTCAGTGTGGTACCCGTAAGGCATACCCCCTCTCAACGCAGCGAGATGAGTTCTCAATTGCTCTTTGGGGAGACGGTAGAGGTATTGGAAGAAAAGGGCAAACAATGGTGCAAGATTCGCGCTTCCTGCGACAATTTCATCGGTTGGGTGGAAAGCAACCAGATCAAAGCCATCACCCCTTCCGAGTTTGAACGCTTCAATGCTCATTTTGCCTACAGCCTGGAGTTGATGCAACCCGTAATGGGGGCCGATCATTTTATTCCCATCACCATGGGTGCGCGTTTGCCCGAATTTGACGGCATTCGCTTCCGTTTAGGGGAGGTATATTATACTTTTAGTGGACAAGCGGTAGTTCCTGGAGATTTCCAGCCCAGCGCCGATTTTATCCTCAAATTGGCCAAACGGTATTTGAATACCCCTTTTTTGTGGGGCGGTCGGTCACCTTTCGGCATGGACAGCCCCGGTCTGGTACAAATGGTGTTTCAAATGGCGGGTTTTAAAGTCCCCCGCGAAGCCTCCGCCCAAATCGAGATTGGCGACACCATCGATTTTATCGAAAATGCTCAACCCGGAGACCTCGCTTTTTTTGAAAACAACCAAAACCGCATCAGCCACGTCGGTATTTTGATGCCCGACAACAAAATCATCCACAGCTTTGGTGGGGTGCGCATCGATAAAATCGACCATTATGGCATTTACGACGAAGCCCGGCAGATGTACAGCAAAAGATTGCGCTTGATCAAGCGGATTTTGCCGACAATTCCGCGCAAGAATGTGCCGAATGAGGTGTCGGAAGTGGAAAGTAGTGGGGTGCAAGCGGAGTTGTTTTGA
- a CDS encoding helix-turn-helix domain-containing protein, with product MKARYRIHLSKKERETLLDWIKTGKRKAQHIQYCHILLNSDESEGRKPPRMTDVADRYQSTARTVERVKKAFCDEGMSLFEAKERKTRSDKKIDARAEAHLIALLCQSPPNDAPRWKLQMLADCLVELEIVESISKMSISKLLKKMNLSPSKKRNT from the coding sequence ATGAAGGCAAGATACAGAATACACCTGAGTAAAAAAGAGCGGGAAACGCTGCTGGATTGGATAAAGACAGGCAAGCGCAAAGCCCAACACATCCAATATTGCCATATTTTACTCAATAGTGATGAAAGTGAAGGTAGAAAACCACCACGAATGACGGACGTAGCAGACAGGTACCAGAGCACGGCAAGAACAGTGGAGCGAGTAAAAAAAGCATTCTGTGATGAAGGGATGTCTTTGTTTGAAGCCAAAGAAAGAAAAACGCGGAGTGATAAAAAGATAGATGCGCGAGCGGAAGCGCATCTCATTGCGCTGCTTTGTCAATCGCCACCCAATGATGCGCCTCGGTGGAAATTGCAAATGTTGGCAGATTGCTTAGTGGAATTAGAGATAGTAGAATCGATCTCTAAAATGTCGATCAGCAAATTGTTAAAAAAAATGAACTTAAGCCCTTCAAAAAAGCGCAATACGTGA
- a CDS encoding IS630 family transposase → MIPAESSAAFVYQMEKVLDVYERPYDADFPVVCMDESPKQIIDYKQITISDGSRLQDSEYVRLGVAELFVAFEPLAGHREMTIEDDHTTTTWVNFMAAQMDTQYQEAKKVTWVMDNFVTHKPENFYKVFPPAQAKAYVDRMDFVYTPKHGSWLNMAEIQFALVGRDALDKPFKSKKEVEGAVKIWEIAQNQLRKGANWQFTTEKARIKLKKLYPTI, encoded by the coding sequence GTGATACCAGCAGAATCAAGTGCTGCTTTTGTGTACCAAATGGAAAAGGTATTGGATGTTTACGAAAGACCATACGACGCTGACTTTCCAGTAGTTTGCATGGATGAGTCTCCAAAGCAAATAATTGACTACAAGCAAATTACGATCTCAGATGGAAGTAGGTTACAAGATTCAGAATATGTGCGTTTGGGCGTTGCGGAATTATTCGTGGCATTCGAACCTCTCGCTGGCCATCGGGAAATGACCATTGAGGATGATCATACGACCACGACTTGGGTAAATTTCATGGCCGCTCAAATGGATACCCAATACCAAGAAGCTAAAAAGGTAACCTGGGTGATGGATAATTTTGTCACCCACAAGCCAGAAAATTTTTACAAAGTATTTCCACCTGCTCAGGCCAAAGCTTACGTGGATCGGATGGATTTTGTGTATACCCCCAAACACGGGTCATGGTTAAACATGGCAGAAATACAATTTGCTTTGGTGGGACGTGATGCTTTGGACAAACCCTTCAAAAGCAAAAAGGAGGTGGAAGGAGCAGTTAAAATTTGGGAGATTGCGCAAAATCAGCTCCGGAAAGGAGCAAATTGGCAATTCACCACTGAGAAAGCCCGAATCAAACTCAAGAAGTTGTATCCGACTATTTAA
- the ribH gene encoding 6,7-dimethyl-8-ribityllumazine synthase, which yields MASALKNLSQYDENALPSAADLRFGIVVADWNAQITHALYQGCLETLLKHGAKEENIHMIQVPGSFELPAGARLLAGAHKLDAIVAIGCVIKGETNHNEYINNSVALGLTNLGVATNIPCIFGVLTPNDEQQALDRAGGKHGNKGIEAGVTAIRMAALKQALQKGEKGKIGF from the coding sequence ATGGCCAGCGCCCTCAAAAACTTATCTCAATACGACGAAAACGCCCTGCCTTCCGCCGCAGACTTGCGTTTTGGCATCGTAGTAGCCGATTGGAATGCCCAGATTACCCACGCTTTGTACCAGGGTTGTTTGGAAACCTTACTCAAGCATGGGGCAAAAGAAGAAAACATCCACATGATCCAGGTGCCAGGGTCATTTGAGTTGCCTGCGGGTGCTCGTTTGTTGGCTGGTGCCCACAAACTGGATGCCATCGTTGCCATTGGTTGTGTCATCAAAGGGGAAACCAACCACAATGAATACATCAACAACAGTGTGGCCCTGGGATTGACAAATCTGGGTGTTGCGACCAATATTCCTTGTATTTTTGGCGTGTTGACGCCCAATGACGAACAACAGGCCCTTGACCGTGCGGGGGGCAAACACGGCAACAAAGGAATTGAAGCTGGCGTTACCGCCATTCGAATGGCCGCGTTGAAGCAGGCCTTGCAAAAAGGGGAAAAAGGGAAAATTGGATTTTAA